The genomic interval CAATGAGCTTATAGAATATGCGAAAACCCTCTTCATTAAGCTTTCTGATGAGCACGCAACAGCTGAAAAAGCGTGGATAGGTCTAGTATATGGTTATGATACAAAGAGGGAGAAAAACAAGATTTATTTTAAAGTCAAAATTGAGAGAGAAATTCCTCTGCATCAACTTCCACCGGAAATTCAAGCACTACGAAAATCTGGATGGTATCTTAAAGAAAAAGTATTACCCATTGAAACATCTCACGCTAGTTCTCTCGTTCCACCATTCTTTTCCGAGCTACTAGCAACTAATAACTGGGAGGAGTTTGAAGACGGGGTATCCTATCTGTTGAAATTGATAGGAATCAATGAGATATTTAGGTATGATAAAACGGAACAAAAAGGTCGCCCAGACGGATTTTTCATAGTCAACAATCTCGCCGTTATATATGACGCAACACTTGACACAAAATTTGAATAAACTAAAAATCAACAGATCGAGAATTACGTCAATATGCTAAGAAAGGATTATATAGACTATCAAAGAGATAATCTAAATCTCACGAAAAATATCTCTAGATGTACAAAACAAGTGTGGATAATTACAAGGGGGACATCAAGAATCAAATGGCTTTTTGACGATATAAAAGTTAAAAAAGTCTCCGTGAGCGACCTCATCAAAAACTACAAGTGGAGACTCCAACAAGATCCCCTAAGAGAAGAAGATCTAGTAAAAGAACTCGTATTCTTAGGCGAAAATACTCCTTAACTAGCCCTAGGAAATGGTTAGAGTTGCCGTAGTCTAGACCAATGAAAATGCCCTAGAGCCAAGAAGCTCGAGATACTCCATCATTGCTTTGTCCAGCCTCTCCCAATCCATCACCATGAAAGGTGGGCTCTCTGGTTCACCGTACTCGTTGAAGCCGGAGATACTACCAGTAGACGAGCTAATTTCTTGTATAAGGTCTCGTAGACGCTCGAGAACTTCATCGTATGAGAGGCCGAGCTCTTTGTTCTCGTCTAGAATAACCTCTAAGGCCTTTAGGATTTCGCCCTTTGTGTAATGCTTTGAGCCTAGATAAAGCAAAAAGAGGGAGACAAATTCTGTTACGAACTCTTTAAGCTTTTCTTGGCCGATCCCAACATTGGATTCCTTGACTACATCCATAAATTCGCTTGTAACATACCACTTCTCCCAGTCTGTATATACGTTTCTTTTGCTATAAGATGGAATAAGAAGTACTAGGCGTCTCTCATATAGTGGCGAAAAGAACTCGTTGACAACATTTGTAACAGTCTGTGTCTGCGCGGTAGCCTGAAATGCTACCCTAACCATGTCTAGAGGTTGCATCCCATATATGTCCTTAACCTTACCCCACAGCTCCTCCGCGGTATGATACGTCCTTCTCTTCTGGGGCGGCTCAGGAGCCTTACCAATTTTAGCATCAATGATCGAAGTTGTTTCAAATCCTAGAACCCGGTCAATGCTCTCTATAGGCTTACTATTAAAATAAATTCTTCCAAGACTCTCATCATAAATAGCCCCATAGTAAAGTATCGGCGCCAATCTTTTGTATCTCTGCAAGTGATCTTTAACAAAGTCGAGGCTTTTTTCGAGTTTACTCATATAAGCTTCCTGGGCAACTGCTACACCTTTCTCTGTTAAGGCTAAGAAATACCAATTGGCTTCAGGCATATAAACGGTAAAAGCACTACTTGTATCAACGAAGCCGCTCTGTAACAAGATCTTCTCAATTATATCGCTGTAAGGCCAATACTTCGTTCTAATCGGAGAATAGTAAATGCCACCAGATCCCTTTGGTATAATCTTATAGGGTATTCGGACTCCTATATACAAATCTGATAAAGCCTGCAAGACCTCTTGTATGACTTCTTCAGAAAAACCCATCGACTCAAGCTCGGAAACAAAGTTCTCTAAACTCATCGCAAAATTATACAAGAATAGCAATATTAATTTTTCCTCTCGAAGCCGTGCTAAAAATGCTTCTCGTTCATTGGCCAAGAACCTCCATTATTTTAGTGAAAAACTCTTCGCTGTTATTAGCAGTTATCCGGATTTTCCCATCTATGCTTACAAGTTCTACTTTTTCGCCCCTCTCGAGAAGACTCAATGCTTTCCTTGCCGCAGAGGCTGGAGGTAAGAGTTTCCCGTTCACATAAAAGAGGCACTTTATCCCATACCTTCTACAGACCTCCGAGAGTAGCCCTGCAATTGTTCCCGAACCAATCTCCGGAGTCTGCTTAGACTTGTTTTCTTCCACAATGTAGTCTACACAGCGCTCCAGCACAGCGCCATGCTCGTCTAATAAGCGCCGCATATAGCCCACAAGCACCTTTATCTCCTCTAGACCCTCGCCAAAGAAATACCTATAGCTCTGAGTCCTAAGCTTCGCATCGATCCACTCGACACAGTTCTCAAGAGCCTTCCTCGCCTTCCCCTCGAAAACCAACGTCCCCAGGCTCTTCATCCTCCGGTCCACGCAGTCAAGCAAGAAGTGCAGAGCTGCGGCCCTCAAATAATCCTCGCCGAGTCTCCCCCCAGCGCCAAGGCACTCAAATAGCCTCCTAACTCCAAGCTCCAGAGCAACCTCCAAGTTAAGCTCCTCGCTCAGCTTCTCAGTATAAATCTCCAAGCCGATGTCATGCTTGCCACACTTGCCAGTATCGATCAAAACATCTACGTATCTCACAACATCTATGGGCAGGCCAATCATGCTCCCGCATTTCTGATGAACCTTATGGGAAGGCATCAATACGTACCCCTTAAAGGAGATGGTATTAATAGTTTTCAAGTTTCAACGTATCACTAATAGATTAAGTTTACTGTGTTGCCTATGAAAAAAGAATGCATCATAAATCCAGTAATATATTTTTCAAAGCAATAAATAAAAAGGACTAGGGAGAGAGAAAACATGTTTCGCTTATTTAAAAACGAGCGCGTGCCAACAGAATTACAACGAAGCGTTGGAAAACTTCACATGCCTAGAGAGCAACTACAAGCAACTGAAACCAATGACAATCAACTGAGGGGTAACTACGAGGAGCTCCAAACCAATTACTCTGACCTGCAGAGCTCCTACTAGTGGCTTGAGAGCAAGCTTACCGCGTGGCGAGCAACGGGTTTAATAGCGATCATGATCATCGCGGCAATAATAGCCGGGGAGGGTTTGATGAGAACATTAGCAGCCAAGAAAAAAGCGGGATCGCAAAGGGGGTGAACGTTGAATAGACGGCTAAACGTTAATATACCGAAGAAGTCTTTATTTAGCATGTGAAGCTACATTGGCTAGTTGCACTGGCGACGATCGTTCTCGCTTCCAGCTTTTTGGTTCAAGCCCAGCCGGTTGTTTGGAGGGTTTTTAGTGATCCTTCGCCCAGCATTGATAAGGCTTTGTGCACTTGTCTTTCCGGTGACAACGTCTATGTAATTGGTGTTGAAAACGGTTCGACTGGTAGGATTGAAGTTAGAGACAAAAATACTGGAAATCTAATTAAAGTTTGGAGGGGTAAAGGAGAGTTTTACACTTGCACCGTTACTGGTGGTACGCTTTACGTTGGCGGAGGCAACGTGCTAGCAACTTTCAGCCTTGAATTGTACGAGAAAGGGCGGGTTAAGCTGGACTACGCTGTCATGCAGGTGGCGACGGACGGCGAGTACCTCTACATAGCTGGGTGGAAGCGTTTACGGGGAAACGATACCGCTTGGGTTATCGAGAAGAGGGATCCCGCCCTGAAGCTAGTGAAAAGGTACCTCTACAACCCCTCAATCGGGGACGAGTGGGCTTGGGGTGTGGGTGTGAACCCTGCTACGGGGGAGCTTTGGGTTGTCGGGGAGCTCTATAATGCGTCGTCGAAACGGCTTGCAACTCGTGAGGGGCGCGCGCTGATCCTAAACCGCGAGCTTGAGCTCCAAAGGGAGCTAAAAATAGGTGGTGAGGCAGCGTTAGCCGTAGCGTTCGACGAAAATGGTTCAGCGTACATTCTAACTGCCGGTGACATATTGAAACTGAGCAAAGCTGGAGAGGTGCAGGTAGCCAGCAGCGAAGGACTTCGCCCAGGCTGGCTTCTGCAACCTGAGCGCTTTTTCAACTATATCCTCTTCAGGAATCTCGCAGAGGTTTCTTACTCTTTCTTCAATGATGATGACCTATACAATTTTACTAACCGTGCAGATTTCCCCCTTGGATGCGGGATAACGCTTCAAGGGTACTTTTACCTCTTCAGCGGGGAGCTCGTTGATAACCGTTCTAACCATGCATTATATGTTTATGATGAAAATCTTAAAAACATATTCAGTTTCACGTTGGGAGGGGAAGCCGAAAGAGATTACGAGTTCCCTACCGGCCTAGCGGTGACCGACGGTCTCAACTTGTACGTTGCCGGCAGCGATTGCGCTAAGCAAGGGAGAGAGGGGGCCAAGTACGATTGCCGGTGGGTGGTTTACGCGTTGCGCCCAGCTTTCCCTGTAAACGTGACGTCAAACGCGCCTACGCAGCTGGCTGGAGCTGGATGGTACTCGCCTAGGGAGACTGTTAGGATTACCGCACCTCTAACGGTCGAAGAGCTTCCCGGTGTTCGCTACGTGTTTAGAATGTGGAAGGTCGAAAAGCCTACTGGGAGCGCATCACAGGCGAACCCCTCGCTCGAGCTTATCGTCGATGCGCCAGTCAACTTAACAGCTGTGTACACGAGGCAGTATATGGTCGAGGTTGTATCGCCTAACATGCTCTTGCGCAACCTGGTGCGCGGGGAGGGCTGGTACGATGAAAGCACAATGGCTACGCTGAGCATCAGGAATGCCGAAGTGTACTTCTCCGGTAACGTGACGCAAGGATACTGCACCTGGGGCTGCAGCAGAGCTTCGTTCGAAGGTTGGTACAAGGACGGCAAACTGTTTTCGAACAACCCATCAATCGTCATTCTACCCGTGAACGAGTCGGTGAAGCTGGAGGCGAGGTGGAGGATTCAGCACTACGTTGGGGTGATTACAGACCGCGGCTCAGCGGAGGGGGAAGGTTGGTACGACGATGGGAGCTACGCTACGGTGAAGCTTACCGCGACTGACGTTGATGCAGGGCTCGTGACGTACCGCTTCGAAAGGTGGGAGGGCTTAGAGGCAGGAGACGTGGTTGTGGAGCGCGGCACCGTGAGGGTGCTTGTAAACCGGCCTAGGAGCCTGGTTGCCGTTTGGAGGGAGGACTACACGCGCGCCTACCTGTTGCTCGGGCTACTGTTAGCCGTTGTAGCAGTAGCCGTATTTGCAGTGAAAGCTAGAAAGCGCGCTCCAAGTGCTCGATAACTTACCTCGTTAAGCTGAGTTGGGAGTTGAGCGTAGTGCGCTTTCGCAGTTTCACTCTGGCCCCCTCCCGCCGGCTTAGTCGAAAAATTCAGCCGCAGAAGCGCGGAGCTGGGGGTAGGAAGTCAAGTTCTTCATCCTAGACATTTATAGCAAGACGCTACGTGTGCTTGACGACGTAGCGAGCGAGCTGAGAATCTCCTCGCTAGTAAAAGGGATTACGGGGTGGTAGGCGGGGAACCTATTACGCGAGCTGAATGCAGGTGAAAGTGCGACCTTCGCTAAAAGAAGTGGGAAAGGTGTTGGGGGGTGGAGCGGGATTACTAGCAGCTGAAGTGTTATTACTCAGGTCTCGAGCTTGACTAGACGTTGTTGAAGAACGAATATATACTCCCAATGGGCGCGTAGATTGCTTAGCATCTCCTAAAAATTAATTCTTTCTCGTACACGTTGCTGAGGCGGAGCTCTACATTCTTCCTGAGAAGCCACAGGTTGCTAGCGTAGTGATGATAGCGTACTATATTCTCTGAAGAAATCGAAGAGCACTCAGAAAGGAGCCTGCTAGATTAGGGAAAACAGATTCTAAGAAACTTTTGGGCGTGCGCCAAGCTAACGAGCACGCCGAGAACCAGTTCGCCACAATAACTGACATCTAGCATCATGTCATAATCTTCAGATAGCGCGCTAACAGCAAAGCTTAGGCTATCGTTGCGCCTTTCTCTAGTCTGTTAATCAAATCATAGATTCTCCAATAGGAGTTCCTCACCTGTTCAACAATAGTAGCTGCTAGCTTCTCAGCGAATGTGAATTCGAATACTTCCTTAGAACCCGCTAACCCATTCACGCCATACTCCAGATACTCTCTGATCGAAGTTAAGAGCCGCAAGAGCACAGCGGATCTAGCTAACTCCACTCTTATCGACTTAACTTCGTATTCCTTCAAGTCCTGCGGGCATTGCTTCAGCTTCTCATAAGCTTCGGGGATTTTATCACTGACATCGTGTGGTATCCTCCCCTCCCTAGTCTTATAGCTTATGCCCAGCTTGTCGAGAAGAGCCTTAATCGAGAGCTCCATGCACATTTGGGCTTCGAGCATTGCACCGGAGTAATCATGCTCTTTGAGATGGTTCTCTGCTGCGTAAAGCCTCGCTCGGGCATCCTCTATTCTGCCAACAGCCATAAGCGGTCATCCTAGAGTTTGCAAATTTGCTCCAATAAACCTAGCGCGCTATCTCTCTAAATGTTTCTGGGTCCAGCTTGTTTATTGCGAAGCCTACCAGCATCTTGGCTGGCTTCTTTTTTGGCTCCCCAAAGACCTTTTCGACCCTTATTTTGAGCCTTAGGGGCCAGATGGGCTCGCCTCTCTCCTTTTCCTTGGGCCAGAGAGGCTCCCTGCTCTCGAACTTGCCCTCCACGGTCCCATAGCCAAGGACGCCTGTCTTGACGGCGTAGAAGACGACCTTGTCGCCCGGCTGTACCTTGCCCCAGAGCGGCCTAGCCCTCTCCCTGACGCCCCAGACGCCCCTCTCGATTCCAATCATCCAGTTGTCAAGCGTACCGACAAGAGTCCAGTAATTCATACAACTTCAAAGTTTTCACGTTGGACATCTATTTATTTTTATTTTTTAGAACTTTTTCAAAACATTTTTTCTTAATAA from Thermofilum adornatum carries:
- a CDS encoding InlB B-repeat-containing protein, yielding MKLHWLVALATIVLASSFLVQAQPVVWRVFSDPSPSIDKALCTCLSGDNVYVIGVENGSTGRIEVRDKNTGNLIKVWRGKGEFYTCTVTGGTLYVGGGNVLATFSLELYEKGRVKLDYAVMQVATDGEYLYIAGWKRLRGNDTAWVIEKRDPALKLVKRYLYNPSIGDEWAWGVGVNPATGELWVVGELYNASSKRLATREGRALILNRELELQRELKIGGEAALAVAFDENGSAYILTAGDILKLSKAGEVQVASSEGLRPGWLLQPERFFNYILFRNLAEVSYSFFNDDDLYNFTNRADFPLGCGITLQGYFYLFSGELVDNRSNHALYVYDENLKNIFSFTLGGEAERDYEFPTGLAVTDGLNLYVAGSDCAKQGREGAKYDCRWVVYALRPAFPVNVTSNAPTQLAGAGWYSPRETVRITAPLTVEELPGVRYVFRMWKVEKPTGSASQANPSLELIVDAPVNLTAVYTRQYMVEVVSPNMLLRNLVRGEGWYDESTMATLSIRNAEVYFSGNVTQGYCTWGCSRASFEGWYKDGKLFSNNPSIVILPVNESVKLEARWRIQHYVGVITDRGSAEGEGWYDDGSYATVKLTATDVDAGLVTYRFERWEGLEAGDVVVERGTVRVLVNRPRSLVAVWREDYTRAYLLLGLLLAVVAVAVFAVKARKRAPSAR
- a CDS encoding HEPN domain-containing protein; amino-acid sequence: MAVGRIEDARARLYAAENHLKEHDYSGAMLEAQMCMELSIKALLDKLGISYKTREGRIPHDVSDKIPEAYEKLKQCPQDLKEYEVKSIRVELARSAVLLRLLTSIREYLEYGVNGLAGSKEVFEFTFAEKLAATIVEQVRNSYWRIYDLINRLEKGATIA
- a CDS encoding EVE domain-containing protein, with protein sequence MNYWTLVGTLDNWMIGIERGVWGVRERARPLWGKVQPGDKVVFYAVKTGVLGYGTVEGKFESREPLWPKEKERGEPIWPLRLKIRVEKVFGEPKKKPAKMLVGFAINKLDPETFREIAR